In Podarcis muralis chromosome 14, rPodMur119.hap1.1, whole genome shotgun sequence, one genomic interval encodes:
- the MCEE gene encoding methylmalonyl-CoA epimerase, mitochondrial isoform X2: MESKGLLNWLQKRAAPTVRTLADAASLAQKSLWKLGRLNHVAIAVPNLEKATSLYRDVLGAQVSKMVPLPEHGVYTVFVDLGNTKLELLHPLGENSPIAGFLKKNKEGGMHHICIEVNSITDAIAELKEKKIRVLSEEPRIGAHGKLVVFLHPKDCNGVLVELEQA; encoded by the exons Atggagagtaaag GGCTTCTCAATTGGTTGCAAAAAAGAGCTGCTCCAACAGTGCGGACGTTGGCAGATGCTGCTTCCTTGGCTCAGAAGTCTCTGTGGAAACTGGGTCGACTGAACCATGTGGCTATCGCAGTGCCCAATTTAGAAAAAGCCACCTCTTTGTACAGGGATGTGTTGGGTGCTCAGGTGAGCAAAATGGTACCCCTTCCTGAACACGGCGTCTACACAGTCTTTGTGGACCTGGGCAACACAAAGTTGGAACTTCTGCACCCACTAGGGGAGAACAGCCCAATCGCTGGTTTCCTGAAGAAAAACAAGGAGGGAGGAATGCACCATATCTGCATTGAG gtgaACAGTATAACAGATGCCATAGCTGAACTGAAGGAGAAGAAGATCCGTGTTTTGAGCGAAGAGCCCAGAATTGGGGCCCATGGGAAACTGGTGGTTTTCCTCCATCCTAAGGACTGCAACGGAGTCCTAGTGGAACTTGAGCAAGCCTGA
- the MCEE gene encoding methylmalonyl-CoA epimerase, mitochondrial isoform X1: MAALSRPLAAGLLNWLQKRAAPTVRTLADAASLAQKSLWKLGRLNHVAIAVPNLEKATSLYRDVLGAQVSKMVPLPEHGVYTVFVDLGNTKLELLHPLGENSPIAGFLKKNKEGGMHHICIEVNSITDAIAELKEKKIRVLSEEPRIGAHGKLVVFLHPKDCNGVLVELEQA, encoded by the exons ATGGCGGCCCTCTCCCGACCCCTGGCAGCAG GGCTTCTCAATTGGTTGCAAAAAAGAGCTGCTCCAACAGTGCGGACGTTGGCAGATGCTGCTTCCTTGGCTCAGAAGTCTCTGTGGAAACTGGGTCGACTGAACCATGTGGCTATCGCAGTGCCCAATTTAGAAAAAGCCACCTCTTTGTACAGGGATGTGTTGGGTGCTCAGGTGAGCAAAATGGTACCCCTTCCTGAACACGGCGTCTACACAGTCTTTGTGGACCTGGGCAACACAAAGTTGGAACTTCTGCACCCACTAGGGGAGAACAGCCCAATCGCTGGTTTCCTGAAGAAAAACAAGGAGGGAGGAATGCACCATATCTGCATTGAG gtgaACAGTATAACAGATGCCATAGCTGAACTGAAGGAGAAGAAGATCCGTGTTTTGAGCGAAGAGCCCAGAATTGGGGCCCATGGGAAACTGGTGGTTTTCCTCCATCCTAAGGACTGCAACGGAGTCCTAGTGGAACTTGAGCAAGCCTGA